The following DNA comes from Pseudomonas sp. Tri1.
CCGCCGATGTCGCCGCCAACAAAGCCGCCGTGGAACGGGCCCGGCTGAACCTGGGTTATGCCACCGTCACGGCACCGATCGCCGGGCGCATCGGCCGGGCACTGGTGACCGAAGGCGCCCTGGTGGGGCAGAACGAAACCACGCCGCTGGCCCTGATCCAGCAATTGAACCCGATCCATGCCGACCTCACGCAATCGACCCGCGAGCTCAACGAGCTGCGCCGTGCCCTGCGCTCCGGGCAGTTGGAGAAGGTCGGCCAGGACCAGGCAAAAGCCACGTTGATCCAGGATGACGGCAGCCTCTACCCGTTACCGGGCAAACTGCTGTTCACCGACATCAGCGTCGACCCGGGCACTGGCCAGATCACCCTGCGCAGCGAGTTTCCCAACCCCGACCTCGACCTGCTGCCGGGCAGCTTCGTGCGCGTGCGCCTGGAGCAGGCCTTCGACCGGCAAGGCATCAGCGTGCCGCAACGGGCGATCCAGCGTGACAGCTCCGGCGTAGCCCAGGTATTGCTGCTCGACGGGCAGCAGCAGGTTCACGTGCAACCGGTGGAGCTGGGCGCCGTGCAAAACGACCGCTGGATCGTCACCCATGGCCTCAAGCCCGGCGACCGCATCGTCGTGCAAGGCCTGCAACACGCCCGGCCCGGTGAAAAAGTCCGGATCGACGATTCCCCTCTTCCACTTGCCCAGGTACCTGGTCAGTAAGCAGGACGTTTGCCATGCCGCAGTTCTTTATCGACCGCCCGGTGTTCGCCTGGGTGGTCGCGTTGTTCATCCTGTTGGCCGGTGTGCTGGCCCTGCCACAACTGCCAGTGGCGCAATACCCCGATGTCGCGCCGCCGCAGATCGAGATCTATGCCGTATACCCGGGCGCTTCGGCGCAGACCGTGGACGAAAGCGTGGTCAGCCTGATCGAAGAAGAACTCAACGGCGCCGACAACCTGCTGTACTTCGGTTCCCAGAGCAGCCTGGGCAGCGCGACCATCACCGCGACGTTCCAACCCGGCACCAACCCGGAATTGGCCCAGGTCGACGTGCAGAACCGCCTCAAGGCCGTGGAGTCGCGCTTACCGCAAGCGGTCACCCAACAAGGTTTGCAGGTAGATAAGGTCTCGGCCGGTTTCCTGCTGCTGATCACCCTCACTTCCAGCGACGGCAAGCTCGACGATGTGGCCCTCAGCGACTACCTGGCGCGCAACGTGATGAACGAGATCAAGCGTCTGGACGGAGTCGGCAAGGCCCAGCTATACGGCGCCGAGCGAGCGATGCGGATCTGGATCGACCCGCAGAAGCTGATCGGCTTCAACCTCACCCCAGCCGACGTCAATGCCGCCATCGTGGCGCAGAACGCCCAGGTCTCGGCCGGCAGCATCGGCGACTTGCCGACGCGAACCACTCAGGAAATCACCGCGACCATCCTGGTCAAGGGCCAACTGTCGACCCCCGAAGAGTTCGCCGACATCGTGCTCAAGGCCAACTCCAACGGCTCGACCGTACGCATCGGCGACGTGGCACGCGTGGAAATCGGCAGTCAGGAATACCAATTCTCCACCCGGCTCAATGGCAAGCCTTCCACCGCTGTCAGCGTGCAATTGTCGCCGGGGGCCAACGCCGTGAGCACGGCGACCCTGGTGCGGGCGAAGATGGACGAACTGGCGCGCTATTTCCCGGCTGGCGTGGCGTACAAGATCCCGTACGACACTTCGCCCTTCGTCAAAGTCTCCATCACCAAAGTGATCTATACCCTTGGCGAGGCAATGTTGCTGGTGTTTGCCGTGATGTTCCTGTTCCTGCAGAACATCCGCTACACCTTGATCCCGACCCTGGTGGTACCGGTGGCGCTGATGGGTACCTTCGCGACCATGCTTGCCCTGGGTTTCTCCATCAACGTGCTGACCATGTTCGGCATGGTCCTGGCCATCGGTATCCTGGTGGACGATGCCATCGTGGTGGTGGAAAACGTCGAGCGAATCATGGCCAGCGAAGGGCTATCGCCCAAGGAAGCGACGCGCAAGGCGATGCAGCAGATCAGCGGGGCGATCGTCGGCATCACCCTGGTGCTGGTGGCGGTGTTTATACCCATGGCGTTCATGCAGGGTTCGGTGGGCGTCATCTACCGGCAGTTCTCGCTGTCCATGGCCACCTCGATCCTGTTTTCAGCGTTCCTCGCGCTGACCCTGACGCCGGCCCTTTGCGCGACCTTGTTAAAGCCCATCGCCCAGGGCGAACACCACACGAAAAGCGGCTTCTTCGGCTGGTTCAATCGACGCTTCGATCAATTGGGCGATCGCTATCAGGGCTGGGTGGCCTATGCGCTCAAGCGCAGTGGTCGGTATCTGTTGATCTACGGCGTGCTGCTGGTGGGCATGGGCCTGCTGTTCAGTCGCTTGCCCTCCTCCTTCCTGCCGGTGGAAGACCAGGGCTACACCATCACCGACATTCAGTTGCCGCCTGGCGCGAGCAAGAACCGCACGGTGCAGGTGGTCGAGCAGATCGAAGCCCACAACGCCGGCGAGCCAGGGGTGGGCGACAGCACCGTGATCCTGGGCTTCAGCTTTTCCGGCAGCGGGCAGAACGCCGCGCTGGCGTTTACCACCCTCAAGGACTGGTCGGAGCGTGGCAGCGACGATTCGGCAAGCGCTATTGCCGACCGCGCCAACCAAGCCTTCAGCCAGATCAAGGATGCCATGGCCTTCGCCGTGCTTCCGCCGCCGGTGGATGGCCTGGGGACTTCCAGCGGTTTCGAGTTCCGCCTGCAGGATCGTGGCGGCCTCGGCCATGCCACGCTGATGCAGGCCCGCAGCGAGTTGCTCGCCGCGGCTGAAAAGAGCCCGGTGCTGATGAACGTGCGCGAAAGCGCCCTGGCCGAAGCGCCGCAGGTGCAATTGGAGGTCGATCGCAAGCAGGCCAATGCCCTGGGCGTGTCCTTTGCCGATGTTGGCAACGTCCTGGCCACCGCAGTGGGTTCGGCCTACATCAACGATTTCCCCAACCAGGGACGCATGCAGCGGGTGGTGGTCCAGGCCGAAGGCGACCAACGCAGCCAGGTGGCCGATCTGTTGAAGATGCATGTACGCAACGACGCCGGGAAAATGGTCCCGCTGTCAGCCTTCGTCCAGGCCAAGTGGACCCAGGGGCCGGCACAACTGACCCGTTACAACGGTTACCCGGCCATCAGTATTTCCGGTGAACCGGCGCCAGGCCACAGCACCGGCGAGGCCATGGCGGAGATCGAACGGCTGGTGGCCCAGGGGCCAGCGGGGCTGGGACAGGAATGGACCGGGCTGTCGTTGCAGGAGCGCCTGTCCGGCAGCCAGGCGCCGATCTTGCTGGGCCTGTCGTTGTTGGTGGTGTTCCTGTGCCTGGCGGCGTTGTACGAGAGCTGGGCGATCCCCACTTCGGTGCTGCTGGTGGTGCCACTGGGGGTACTCGGCGCGGTATTGGCAGTGTCGTTGCGCGGCATGCCCAATGATGTGTTCTTCAAGGTCGGGCTGGTCACCATCATCGGCCTGTCGGCCAAGAACGCGATCCTGATCATCGAGTTTGCCAAGAGCCTGCATGACCAGGGCCATGACCTGATCGAGGCAACGCTTGCGGCCGCACGCCTGCGCCTGCGCCCGATCATCATGACCTCCCTGGCCTTCATCCTCGGCGTGGTGCCGCTGGCCATCGCCACCGGAGCCAGCTCGGCGAGCCAACAAGCCATCGGTACCGGTGTGATCGGCGGGATGATTACCGCTACCTTGGCGGTGGTGTTCGTGCCGGTGTTTTTTGTGGTGGTGATGAAGCTCGTGCGCAGATTCGGCAAACACCACTGAAAACTGTGGGGGCGAGCTTGCTCGCTAAGGCGTCAGGTCAGTCAATATTGAGTTGGCTGACACACCGCTTTCGCGAGCAAGCTCGCTCCCACAGGGGATTTGTGCTGAACATGAACCTTGCGACCAGCACCGAAACACTGTGGGAACGAGCTTGCTCGCGATGGGGCCTTCGAATTCAGCCCGTTTCTCAAGCCCGTCGCTCCTGCAACAACCCCGCCGTGCACAAGGCAATCCGCTGGCAGGCATCTGCCAGTTTCACCTGGTCCACCACCAACCCGATGCGGATATGCCCCGCCGCACTTGGCCCGAATGCCTCGCCGGCCAGCACCGACACGCCATAACCGTCCAACAGTCGTTCGGCAAAGCCCTGGGCATCGAGGCCGGTCTGGCGCACGTCGACCATTACAAACATGCCGCCATCAGGTCGCACAGGCCGCAGGCCAGGACAAGCCTCCAGGGCCGCGCAGACCAGGTCCCGGCGCTGGCGATACTCCTCGTGCATCTGCGCCACTTCAGGCAAGTCCTGCTCCAGCGCTACCTGGGCGGCCCGTTGCACGAAGTCCGGCAATCCGAACAGCATGCACAGGGACAGGTTCGCCAGGTGCTCGGCCAAAGATTCGGGGCCGATGGCCCAACCAATGCGCCAACCGGTCATGGCATGGGATTTGGACAGGCTGTTGAGGGTCGCGGTGCGTTCGGCCATGCCCGGCAGGCTGGCGGGGCTGATGTGTTCGCCTTCGTACAGCAGGTCACTGTAGACCTCGTCACTGATCAGCCACAGGTCATGCTCGATGCACAACTGCGCCAGCGCTTGCCAGGTGGGTAACGACAGGCTGGCGCCGGAAGGATTGTTGGGGCTGTTGAGCAACATCGCCCGGGTACGCGGGGTAATCAGGCGAGCGACATCCGCCGGTTCGACCCGAAAGCCATTTTCCGGGCGCACCGCCACCGGCACCACTTTCGCCCCGCAGGCACCGAACACCGCTTCGTAGGTGACATACATCGGCTCGGCGACAATCACTTCATCACCGGGATCGAGCAGGCATTGCGCGACCGCATACACTGCGCACTGCGCCCCTGGCAGCACGGTGACATGCTCGGCGCCCACCGGCTGGCCACAGCGCCGACGATGACGCCGGGCGATGCTGGCGCGCAACGTGTACAGCCCACGGATATCCGAATAATGGGTTTCCCCGGCACGCAGGCTAGTCACCGCGGCATCCACGATGGCGCGCGGTGTGTCGAAGTCCGGGTCGCCCACCGATAACAACAGTACGTCCATGCCCTGCTCGCGCAGGGCCAGCGCCCGGTCGTGAATCTGCCAGGCGGCGGCGCCATCGCCGGTGATGCGTTGGGTCAAAGCTGAAAAGCGCATGTACGTCTCCTGATTGCGCGGTGTCCAGCCCACAACCCTATCTCAAATCACAAAGCGCGCCACCATCGCATTCAAACCCACCGCCAGGCGCGACAGTTCGTGGCTCGCGTCGCTGGTCTGTTGCGCGCCGCTGGCCGACTGGGTGGCCAGGTCGCGAATGTTCACCAGGTTGCGATCCACCTCGCGGGAGACCTGGGCCTGTTCTTCCGAGGCACTGGCGATGACCAGGTTGCGTTCGTTGATCTGGAGGATCGACTGGGTGATCTGCTCCAGGGCCACGCCGGCGGCCCGGGCCATTTCCAGGGTGCTTTGGGTGCGCTGGTTGCTCTGTTGCATCGATTGCACCGCTTGACCGGTACCGTTCTGGATGCCGGCAACCATTTTTTCGATTTCCTGGGTCGATTGCGCGGTGCGATGGGCCAAGGCCCGGACTTCGTCGGCCACCACCGCAAACCCTCGTCCGGCCTCCCCGGCACGGGCGGCTTCGATGGCGGCGTTGAGAGCCAGCAGGTTGGTCTGTTCGGCGATGGCGCGAATCACGTCCAGAACCTTGCCAATGTCACGCCCCTGGACCGCCAGGCCTTCGATCATCGAGGCGGTGGCCTGCACGTCGTGGGTCATGGTCTGGATCGCCTCGACGGTTTCCACCACCCGCGAGCGACCTTCCTGGGCCGCCTGGGTCGATTGGTTCGAGGCTTCGGAGGTAGACACTGCGTTACGGGCAACCTCCTCGACAGCGGCGGTCATTTCGTTGACGGCGGTGGCGGCCTGTTCGATTTCGTTGTGCTGCTGTCGCAGGCCACGGGAGGATTCCTGGGTGACTGCGCTCAGCTCTTCGGCCGCCGCCCCCAGTTGGGTGGCGGACCCGGCGATCTGCTCGATGGTCTGGCGCAGGCTGCCCTGCATGGCGGCCAGGGCCTGGAGCAACCGGGCAGGCTCATCCTTGCCATCGTCGGCAATGACCTGGACCAGGTTCCCACCGGCAATCGTCCGCGCCGCCTCCAGCGCCCGGTTGAGCGGTGTGACGATGCTGCGGGTCAGCAACAATGCCAACACGATGGTGGCCAATGCAGCGATGATCGAGACGATGATGATGCCGGTGATGGCGCTGTTGTAGTTCTCACCCGCCTTGGCCGATGCTTCGCCGGCGCCCGCCACGTTGATTGCGATGAGCTTGTTGAGCTGCTCACCCATCAGGTCGGTGCCTTCCTTGATGCGCGTATTGATGTGGGTGCGCAATTGGTCGACCTTATCCTGGCGCGACAGCTCCAACATTTCCTGCTGGGCTTGCAGGTATTTTTCCAGGGTCGCCGAAAAGACCTTGTATTGCTCGGCTTCTTCCGGGGTGGCCGGCAGCGCGGCGTAACCGCTATTGGCCTTGTGCAGTTTTTCCACCAGCACACCGATACGGGTCTCTGCCTCTTTCAGGCTGGCCGGATCGCGGTTGACCAAAATCCGAAACGAGAGAATGCGCATACGCAGAACGCTTTCCAGCACGTTGCCCAAGTAGCCGACGCTGGGCACTTGGTTCTGCTCCATATTCAACGAAGCCTGGCGGATGACTGACATGCGGCTGGCGGCGAACACCCCGAGGGCGACCACCAGCAAGGCAATGAAGGCGAAGCCGAGAAAGGCTCGTGGGGCGATATTCAGGCTACGTAGGGACATTGGAAGACCTCGCGACGATTGAGTCGAGCATCCATGCCATAAGCGCACTGGTTGAAATAATTGTCGGTACGCCTAACTCGTTATCGGCTGGGCTTTAGGCTTTTTACAGGGGGAATTGTAAAAATATTTCGCGAGGCTTTTGTGGCGAGGGGATTGATCGTTCCCACGCTCCTGCGTGGGAATGCATCCCGTGACGCTCTGCGTCACCTTCCAGAAGCGGAACGCGAAGCGTCCCTGGCGACATTCCCACGCAGGAGCGTGGGAACGATCGATATGTATTTTCAGCCTTAAAAATCACATAGTTGTGATTTGCTCCATGAGAGCTTGCTCCCTCGCCACGGGTACAATGCCGGACCGCTTTACCGGGCGGCCACCCGCCAAAGCCGGGCGATGTCCTGGGCTCGCTCACTCAGCAGGCGCGAGGCATCGGCACAGGCCTCTTGCAGCGTCATCGGCCCGCTGGCCAGGGCAAAGGCTGCGTCGATGCCGTGCTCGTACAGCGCCTGGTAGCCATCCCCCAGCGTGCCGGCGATGACCAGCACCGGTACGCCACGCTGGCGGGCAATGCGGGCCACGCCAAAGGGGGTTTTGCCACGCAGAGTTTGAGCGTCGAAACGGCCCTCGCCGGTAATCACCAGGTCTGCGCCGTCGATCGCCGCAGCCAGCCCGGTCAATTGGGCGACGACTTCCACGCCGGTACGAAATTGGGCACCCAGGAACGCCTTGGCCGTGAAGCCCAGGCCACCGGCGGCGCCGCTGCCCGGCTCGTCACGTACATCCTTGCCCAACGCCTGGGCACAGTGTTCGGCAAAATGCCCCAGGGCCCGGTCCAGTGCCTGCACCTGCTGGGCAGAGGCGCCCTTCTGCGGACCGAAGACCGCAGATGCGCCATGGGGCCCGCACAGCGGGTTATCGACATCGGCGGCGATCTCGAAACTGACCTGGGCCAGGCGCGGATCCAGACCGCTCAGGTCAATGCGCGCCAGGTTCGCCAACGCCAGGCCACCGGGTGGCAGCGGTTGCCCGTGGGCATCGAGCAATACCACGCCCAGGGCCTGCATCGCACCGCCACCGGCATCGTTGGTGGCGCTGCCGCCGATCGCCAGGATCACACGCCCGGCGCCCTCATCCAGGGCGGCGCGAATCAACTCGCCCGTGCCATAGGTGCTGCTGGAACAGGCATCGCGTTGCCCGGGTGGCACCAACTGCAAGCCACTGGCTTCGGCCATTTCGATGATCGCGGTACGGCTGTCGGGCAACCACCCCCAGCGCGCCTCGACGGCGACGCCCAGGGGGCCGCGGACCCGGGTGCGACGCCACTCACCGTTGCAGGCCGCCAACACCGATTCCACCGTCCCCTCCCCGCCATCGGCCATCGGGCACTTGATCAACTGCGCATCCGGCCAGACCTGGGCCAGCCCTTGGGCGATGGCATCGGCT
Coding sequences within:
- a CDS encoding efflux RND transporter periplasmic adaptor subunit; the protein is MPRNLFATLGLLLGALLLSACDSSSGPKDETPLVSVAVETIEARPLSISSELSGRIAAPRIAEVRARVPGVVLQRLFREGSDVKKGDVLFRIDPAPFKADLDSAEAALRKAEANLFQARLQERRYSQLVDGNAISGQDYDNARAAVRQSAADVAANKAAVERARLNLGYATVTAPIAGRIGRALVTEGALVGQNETTPLALIQQLNPIHADLTQSTRELNELRRALRSGQLEKVGQDQAKATLIQDDGSLYPLPGKLLFTDISVDPGTGQITLRSEFPNPDLDLLPGSFVRVRLEQAFDRQGISVPQRAIQRDSSGVAQVLLLDGQQQVHVQPVELGAVQNDRWIVTHGLKPGDRIVVQGLQHARPGEKVRIDDSPLPLAQVPGQ
- a CDS encoding efflux RND transporter permease subunit — protein: MPQFFIDRPVFAWVVALFILLAGVLALPQLPVAQYPDVAPPQIEIYAVYPGASAQTVDESVVSLIEEELNGADNLLYFGSQSSLGSATITATFQPGTNPELAQVDVQNRLKAVESRLPQAVTQQGLQVDKVSAGFLLLITLTSSDGKLDDVALSDYLARNVMNEIKRLDGVGKAQLYGAERAMRIWIDPQKLIGFNLTPADVNAAIVAQNAQVSAGSIGDLPTRTTQEITATILVKGQLSTPEEFADIVLKANSNGSTVRIGDVARVEIGSQEYQFSTRLNGKPSTAVSVQLSPGANAVSTATLVRAKMDELARYFPAGVAYKIPYDTSPFVKVSITKVIYTLGEAMLLVFAVMFLFLQNIRYTLIPTLVVPVALMGTFATMLALGFSINVLTMFGMVLAIGILVDDAIVVVENVERIMASEGLSPKEATRKAMQQISGAIVGITLVLVAVFIPMAFMQGSVGVIYRQFSLSMATSILFSAFLALTLTPALCATLLKPIAQGEHHTKSGFFGWFNRRFDQLGDRYQGWVAYALKRSGRYLLIYGVLLVGMGLLFSRLPSSFLPVEDQGYTITDIQLPPGASKNRTVQVVEQIEAHNAGEPGVGDSTVILGFSFSGSGQNAALAFTTLKDWSERGSDDSASAIADRANQAFSQIKDAMAFAVLPPPVDGLGTSSGFEFRLQDRGGLGHATLMQARSELLAAAEKSPVLMNVRESALAEAPQVQLEVDRKQANALGVSFADVGNVLATAVGSAYINDFPNQGRMQRVVVQAEGDQRSQVADLLKMHVRNDAGKMVPLSAFVQAKWTQGPAQLTRYNGYPAISISGEPAPGHSTGEAMAEIERLVAQGPAGLGQEWTGLSLQERLSGSQAPILLGLSLLVVFLCLAALYESWAIPTSVLLVVPLGVLGAVLAVSLRGMPNDVFFKVGLVTIIGLSAKNAILIIEFAKSLHDQGHDLIEATLAAARLRLRPIIMTSLAFILGVVPLAIATGASSASQQAIGTGVIGGMITATLAVVFVPVFFVVVMKLVRRFGKHH
- a CDS encoding aminotransferase class I/II-fold pyridoxal phosphate-dependent enzyme produces the protein MRFSALTQRITGDGAAAWQIHDRALALREQGMDVLLLSVGDPDFDTPRAIVDAAVTSLRAGETHYSDIRGLYTLRASIARRHRRRCGQPVGAEHVTVLPGAQCAVYAVAQCLLDPGDEVIVAEPMYVTYEAVFGACGAKVVPVAVRPENGFRVEPADVARLITPRTRAMLLNSPNNPSGASLSLPTWQALAQLCIEHDLWLISDEVYSDLLYEGEHISPASLPGMAERTATLNSLSKSHAMTGWRIGWAIGPESLAEHLANLSLCMLFGLPDFVQRAAQVALEQDLPEVAQMHEEYRQRRDLVCAALEACPGLRPVRPDGGMFVMVDVRQTGLDAQGFAERLLDGYGVSVLAGEAFGPSAAGHIRIGLVVDQVKLADACQRIALCTAGLLQERRA
- a CDS encoding methyl-accepting chemotaxis protein, producing the protein MSLRSLNIAPRAFLGFAFIALLVVALGVFAASRMSVIRQASLNMEQNQVPSVGYLGNVLESVLRMRILSFRILVNRDPASLKEAETRIGVLVEKLHKANSGYAALPATPEEAEQYKVFSATLEKYLQAQQEMLELSRQDKVDQLRTHINTRIKEGTDLMGEQLNKLIAINVAGAGEASAKAGENYNSAITGIIIVSIIAALATIVLALLLTRSIVTPLNRALEAARTIAGGNLVQVIADDGKDEPARLLQALAAMQGSLRQTIEQIAGSATQLGAAAEELSAVTQESSRGLRQQHNEIEQAATAVNEMTAAVEEVARNAVSTSEASNQSTQAAQEGRSRVVETVEAIQTMTHDVQATASMIEGLAVQGRDIGKVLDVIRAIAEQTNLLALNAAIEAARAGEAGRGFAVVADEVRALAHRTAQSTQEIEKMVAGIQNGTGQAVQSMQQSNQRTQSTLEMARAAGVALEQITQSILQINERNLVIASASEEQAQVSREVDRNLVNIRDLATQSASGAQQTSDASHELSRLAVGLNAMVARFVI
- a CDS encoding glycerate kinase: MKIIIAPDSFKDSLSAQGVADAIAQGLAQVWPDAQLIKCPMADGGEGTVESVLAACNGEWRRTRVRGPLGVAVEARWGWLPDSRTAIIEMAEASGLQLVPPGQRDACSSSTYGTGELIRAALDEGAGRVILAIGGSATNDAGGGAMQALGVVLLDAHGQPLPPGGLALANLARIDLSGLDPRLAQVSFEIAADVDNPLCGPHGASAVFGPQKGASAQQVQALDRALGHFAEHCAQALGKDVRDEPGSGAAGGLGFTAKAFLGAQFRTGVEVVAQLTGLAAAIDGADLVITGEGRFDAQTLRGKTPFGVARIARQRGVPVLVIAGTLGDGYQALYEHGIDAAFALASGPMTLQEACADASRLLSERAQDIARLWRVAAR